AAGGCCAGCGGTCCCAGCGGGTCCATCATCCAGCCCGGAATGCGGCGGAATACCCCCGGCTCGGACAGCGGCACAATGTCACTCACGGCAAAGGCACCGGCATTGCCAAACGACGTGGAACGGCCTGGCGCTTCTGCATCGACCAGCACCACCTCATGCCCGTCCTGCCGCAACCAGGCGGCACAACAAATACCGACGATGCCTGCCCCAACCACCACAACCTGTTTGCGCGTTGTCATGATCAGGCCACCTCAAAACCGTGACAGTAGGGGTCACGCGGATCCAGCGTGATCTGGCTGGTGCCGGTAATCACCGCCCAGCCTTCAATGCTGGGCACCATCGCGGCGTAATCACCCACTTTGGTCTCGGCCTCAATACGGCCGATGAACTGGCTGCCTATGATGCTCTCGTGCACAAACTGCTCGCCTGCCTTCAGCAGGCCACGGCCATAGCGCTGTGCCATGCGGGCCGAGGTGCCGGTACCGCAGGGCGAGCGGTCAATGGCGGCCTCGCCATACAGCACGGCATTACGGGCATCCGAGCCTGGCTGGCGCGGCGCACCGGTCCACAGACAGTGACGCACGCCACGAATCTTCGGGTCCTCCGGGTGCACAAACTCATAGTGTTCGTTCAGATACTGGCGCACCGCCCGGCCCATCTCCACCAGTTCAGAAGGCTTGAAATCCGCCATGTCACGGAAATTCTCCTGCGCCTCCACAATGGGATAGAAGTTGCCCCCATAGGCGATGTCCACCTTCAACTCACCCAGCTGCGGGATCACTACCTTGACATCGGTACGGAACAGGAAGGACGGTACATTGGTAATGCGTACGCCTTTGACGTATTGACCATCCATCTCATAGCGAGCCACCACCAGGCCAGCAGGCGTTTCCAGCCGCAGTTCCCCCGGCGTACGCGGCGTGACCAGTCCACGCTCAATGGCAAAAGTCACTACGCCAATGGTGCCATGACCGCACATCGGCAGGCACCCGCTGGTTTCAATGTACAAGACAGCGATATCGCAGTCAGGGCGGGTCGCCGGGTACAGGAAAGCACCCGACATCTGGGCATGGCCACGCGGCTCGAACATCAGACCGGTACGAATCCAGTCGAACTGTTCCATGAAATGAACCCGCCGCTCCCCCTGGTTTGCACCCAGCAACGGGGGATGATTGCTCACAACCAGCCGAACCGGATTGCCACACGTGTGTCCGTCGATGCAGTGGAAGGTATGAGCCGTACGAGATGACATTACGGCTGATGCATGGGAGGTTTCATGATTGTTCATGTTATTGATCTGATTACCAAACAGGGTTTTGAAAAACGTCGAAAAGGCCAAATATTAACCGGCAAAGTGACCTGATGACCAAACAAGGAAAACAGCCAGCATCCGTTAAACTGCCACGCCATACACAATGGCATGCTGGAAATGCCTGTCTTCTCACCAGGTTACCCCTTGCAATGTGTATATTGTATACATTACAAGACAGTGGAGAACAAGCCTTTTTCCAGCCTGCACAATCATCTACGTATTACTACGCATCACATGGGGTGTACGCTTGTAGTTCTACGGTGCATCCTAATTTATTTGCCACACATATTGAATATTGTATACAAAAAAGATATGATGCGCAGCATACCCGAGCATTCAGGGCTGTCACAACGGTCCGGATGTCAGGTCTGACCAATCAAAGATGGAGAGTAAACTCATGGCTTGCCCCTGGACTGGCGTTTATCCGGCCGTTACCACCAAGTTCACCGCCGACGGCGCTCTGGATCTTGCAGGTACCCAACAACACATTGAGTGGCAGATTGACTGCGGCGCGGATGGCATCATCGTCTGCGGCTCGCTGGGCGAGAACTCCACCCTGTCTTTTGATGAAAAGCTGGCGGTACTGGGCGCAGGTCTGAAAGCCAGCCGTGGCCGCGTGCCGGTACTGTTGACGGTGGCCGAAGGCACCACGGCAGATGCGTGCCGCCTGGCCAAGCTGGCGGAAGAGCAAGGTGCCAATGGCCTGATGGTCCTGCCGGGCATGCGCTACGTATCCGACCGCCGTGAAACCATTGCGCACTACCGTGCCGTGGCCCAGGCCAGCAAGCTGCCGATCATGCTCTACATCAATCCTCTGGCCTACGTGGTCGACATCACCCCGGACATGCTGGTGGAAATGGCCGATGAGCCAAACTTCGTGGCCATCAAGGAATCCACCGGCGACGTACGCCGCGTCACCCAGGTGATCAACGCTTGCGGTGACCGCTATGGCATCTTCTGCGGCGTGGACGATCTGGCGATGGAAGAAATGGCCATGGGCGCTACCGGCTGGGTGGCGGGTCTGGTGACCGCATTCCCGAAAGAGACCGTGACCATCTACCGTCTGGTGCAGGCCGGCCGCTGGGAAGAGGCCCGTGCCATCTACCGCTGGTTCCAGCCGCTGCTGCGTCTGGACATCTCCACCAAGCTGGTACAAAACATCAAGCTGGCGGAAGCCATCGTGGGTGTTGGCACTGAGCACGTGCGTGCGCCGCGCCTGCCGCTGGTTGGCGAAGAACGCGCCCAGGTCGAGAAGATCATTCGCACTGCGCTGGAAAAGCGCCCGACCCTGCCGCAAATCTGATTCTCATCTGCCCTCCCCCAACCCGGCGCCTGGTGCGCCGGGTTTGTCATTACGGTGAAGCTGCCTCCTCCACGGAAAAGGAACTGCCATGTTTGCCAATCTGATCAACGGTGAATGGGTTCAGAGCGCCCACGCCATTGTCAACCGCAACCCCTCCGACCTGTCTGATGTGATCGGCGAGTACGCCAGTGCCGATCGTCAGCAAACTCTGGATGCCATTGCCGCGGCGCGGCAGGCTGCCCCTGCCTGGGCAGCCACCACCCCGCAGCAGCGGTTTGACATCCTCGACCGTGCAGGCAGCGAAATTCTGGCTCGCAAGGAAGAGCTGGGGCGCCTGCTCAGCCGTGAAGAAGGCAAGATTCTGGCCGAGGGGATGGGCGAAGTCGTTCGTGCCGGCAATATCTTCAAATACTTTGCCGGTGAGTGCCTGCGCCAGCACGGCGAGGTACTGGATTCGGTGCGCCCCGGGATTGAAGTCAACATCACCCGCGAGCCATTGGGTGTCGTCGGTATCATTGCTCCGTGGAACTTCCCGATTGCCATCCCGGCCTGGAAGATTGCCCCTGCGCTGGCTTATGGCAATGCCGTGGTCTTCAAGCCCGCCAGCGTGGTTCCGGCCTCCAGCTGGGCACTGGCTGACATCCTGCACCGGGCAGGTGTTCCCGCTGGGGTCTTCAATCTGGTGATGGGCAGTGGCCGTGAAGTGGGCGATGTGTTGCTGAACGCCGGGCTGGATGGCATCAGCTTCACCGGCTCGCAGGATACTGGCAAGAAAGTGGCAGCCGCCTGCCTTGGCAGCGGCAGCAAGTTCCAGCTGGAAATGGGCGGCAAGAACCCGCTGGTGGTGCTGGACGATGCCGACCTCAAGCTGGCGGTGGAGGCTGCCATCAATGGGGCTTACTTCTCGACTGGTCAGCGTTGCACCGCTTCCAGTCGTCTGGTGGTGACTGCGGGTATCCATGATGCCTTTGTCGAGGCCATGGTGTCGCGCCTGAAGACCTTGAAGGTGGGGCACGCGCTGGATATCAGCAGCCACATTGGCCCGGTCGTGGATGCGGGGCAGTTGCAACAGGATCTCGACTATGTCGGCATCGCCACGGCAGAAGGCGGACTGCTGGCATATGGTGGAGAACGCCTGCAAGCCGAGAAAGACGGCTACTACATGAGCCCGGCGCTGATCACCGGCACCCATAACCAGATGCGCATTAACCGTGAAGAAGTGTTTGGCCCGGTCGCCAGCGTCATCAAGGTGGCAGACTTTGAAGAAGCGCTGACCATTGCCAACGACACGCCCTTTGGGCTGGTCTCCGGCATCTGTACCCAGTCACTCAAGCTGGCCACCCAGTTCCGCCGCCGCGCAGCAGCTGGCATGGTGATGGTGAACCTGCCGACCGCCGGGGTGGATTATCATGTCCCGTTCGGCGGTCGCAAAGGCTCCAGCTATGGCCCACGTGAGCAAGGTCGCTACGCGGCTGAGTTTTACACCACGGTGAAGACGGCCTACGTGGCGGCCTGATTCAAAGGATCTCCCGGCCTTGGCGGGCTGGGAGCAGTGGACATTTTGTCGGGCGGGTGATAAAACCGCATATCACAACAGGCGCCTGCCCATACCAAGAGAACCCGCATGTCCAAACCGCCACTGATTGCTCGACAAACCCTGACTGGTGCGGTAACAGAAGCCTTGCGCAACCAGATCCTGACCGGAGAGCTGCCGGATGGCATGCAGCTGCGGCAAGAGGCCTTGTCCCAGGAGTTTGGCGTCAGCCGCGTACCGGTGCGGGAAGCGTTGCGTCAGCTGGAAGCCGAAGGTCTGGTGCAGATCCTCGACCATAAAGGAGCCACCGTCACCCAGTTTTCCTTTACCGATGTGAAGGAATTGCTGGACATCCGGGCTCTGGTTGAATGTGACCTGCTGCAGCGAGCCATCCCTTTACAGTCGGAAGCTGAGCTGAAGGAGGCCGAAAGCCTGCTCAAACAGTTCGAAGCTGCGCTGAAGAAGAAGGATGTATCTCTTTGGGGCCGACTGAACGCCCAGTTCCATCTGTCGCTGTACCGCTCCGCCGGGCGGCCACACAGCCTCGCACTGGTGGAATCCCTGCTGAACAAGACCGAGCGGTATACCCGCATGCAGATTCTGTATGCCGATTACAGCCAGCGCGCGCAATCGGAGCACAGCGCCTTGCTGGAGTTTTGCCGGAAGAAGGACGCCGAGGGTGGTGCACGCTTCTTGCGTGAGCACATCCTGGGTGCCGAGCATGCGCTGGAAAATTATTTTGCCAAGCAGGGTCAATCCCGCTAATAGCATCCAGCCCCGGAAATCGATGTTATAATCCTGTTTAATCATCCACGCCACCATCGGTCGGTGGCGTGACCGTGTAGCTGCAAGCACGGACCCATGATCCGATAATCGCTGACAGGGCCAACCCTCCGACCGAACCACGCCCTGCGTGCCTGGGTAGCTGCCCGGAGTCCATCCATGCTGTTTACTGAACTCGGCCTCTCCGAGGAGATTCTGCGTTCCATTGCCGAACAAGGTTACACCGACCCCACGCCCATTCAGGCACAGGCCATCCCAGTGGTACTGTCTGGCCGTGATCTGTTGGCTGGGGCACAAACCGGCACCGGTAAAACTGCCGGCTTTACCCTGCCCATCCTGCACCGGCTAAGCAACCGCACCAAACCAGGCCCTTCCAGTGGTCGCCCGCCGGTACGGGCGCTGATTCTGACACCGACGCGTGAGCTGGCCGCGCAGGTGGAGGAAAGCGTTCGCACCTATGGCAAATACCTGAAGCTGGCCTCGATGGTGATGTTTGGCGGGGTCAGCATCAACCCGCAGATCAAGGCGCTGAAAAGCCGGGTCGACATTCTGGTGGCGACACCCGGCCGCCTGCTGGACCACGTGTCACAAGGCACACTGGACCTGAGTGGCGTTGAGATCCTGGTGCTGGACGAAGCAGACCGCATGCTGGACATGGGTTTCATCCGTGACATCCGAAAAATTCTGGCCCTGCTGCCTGCCGAGCGGCAAAACCTGCTGTTCTCCGCCACCTTCTCCGATGAGATCCGTGAGCTGGCGCATGGTTTGCTGAAAGACCCGGCAGAAGTGGAAGTGGCCCGCCGCAACGCCCCGATTGATCTGGTCACCCAGAAGGTGTATCCCGTCGACAAGGAGCGCAAGCGTGACCTGCTGATCAAGCTGATTCAGGATCACAACTGGTTCCAGGTACTGGTCTTTACCCGCACCAAGCATGGCGCCAACGCACTGGCTGAAAAGCTGGCCAAGGCCGGCATCACCGCGCTCGCCATTCATGGCAACAAGAGCCAGAATGCACGCACCCGTGCGCTGGCCGAATTCAAATCCGGCGAGCTGCAGGTGCTGGTGGCTACCGATATTGCCGCACGCGGTCTGGACATCGACCAGTTGCCGCATGTGGTCAATTACGAGCTGCCCAATGTATCGGAAGACTATGTGCACCGCATTGGCCGTACTGGCCGTGCCGGTGCAACCGGCGAAGCCATCTCGCTGGTCTGCCCGGATGAGCAGAAGCTGCTGCGCGATATTGAACGACTGACCAAGCGTGACATCGAGCGGGTGCAGGTGGAAGGCTTCGAGCCTGACCCGAATCGCCCGGCAGACCCGCCGCCGCAACAGCGAGGCCGTCAGGCCCGCCCGCAAGGTGAAGGCCAGCCCAGACAGGGGCGCAAGCCCGCCAGCGAGGGTGCGCCTCAAGCACGTGCGCCGCGCAAGCCTGCTGCAGAAGGTGGCGATCGCCAGCAGCAGGCGGTGGGTGAGCCACGCCCGCCCCGCAAGCCACAGGAAGGCCCGGCAAAAGGACAGGGTAGGCCACAGCAAGCTCAAGGTCGCGGTCAGCCTTCGCAACAACAGAATCGGAACACCCGCAAGCCACGACAGCAAGCCTCCCTGCTGGGCAACCCGCAGCGTCTGGAGGACTTGGATGAAGCCGTCAATGGTAACCGCATCATGCCGGATAACCGCGAGATTGATGGCTATCGTGAACTGACCGGGCACCACTTCAACAGTGATGGCTGGGCCAGCACCCAGACCCGCCCCACCCAGCCTCGCGGCGGTAGCACCCAGGGTAGCGGCAAGCCCGGCAACCGGGGCGACCGTCAGCAAGGCCGCCCGCAGCAGCAAGGCCAAGGCCAAGGCCAGACCCGCCAGCGCCAAGGTGGCGGCGGCAATGGCAATGGTAATGGCAACCGTAATCGAGGCAACAACTCGCGTCGTGGTGGTTAAGCCGGTGAGCCATTAGCGCCTTGCCGCCCATGCAAAAACCGCCAGCCGGGATGACCGCTGGCGGTTTTTTCATGGGGTCAAGCAGGTCGACCCCGTATCAGATCACCCCACGCGCCTGCAATTGCGCCAAGGCCTCATCCGATTTCCCCAACAGCGATTGCAAGACTGCCGCCGTATGCTGTCCCAGCAAGGGCGGTGGCGTCTCATACTGGATTGGCGTGGCCGAGAAGCGCATTGGGCTGGCCACTTGCGGCACACTGCCCGCCACAGGGTGGGGGATGTCCACCCGCATGCCGCGATGCTGGATCTGCGGATCGGCAAACGCCTGCGGGATGGTATTGATCGGACCGCAGGGAATGGTCTCTGCATCCAGCAGCGCAATCCATTCATCGCGCGTGCGGGTACGCATCACCTCGGCGATCATCGGTACCAGCACCTGCCGATGCTGCACCCGCGCCCGATTGGTGGCAAAGCGTTCGTCCGCCGCCCATTCCGGGTGACCGCACAAGGCCGCATAGCGCGCGAACTGGCTGTCATTGCCCACCGCCACAATCACGTGGCCATCCGCCGTAGCAAACACCTGATAGGGCACGATATTGGCGTGCGCA
This genomic stretch from Leeia aquatica harbors:
- a CDS encoding DEAD/DEAH box helicase; translated protein: MLFTELGLSEEILRSIAEQGYTDPTPIQAQAIPVVLSGRDLLAGAQTGTGKTAGFTLPILHRLSNRTKPGPSSGRPPVRALILTPTRELAAQVEESVRTYGKYLKLASMVMFGGVSINPQIKALKSRVDILVATPGRLLDHVSQGTLDLSGVEILVLDEADRMLDMGFIRDIRKILALLPAERQNLLFSATFSDEIRELAHGLLKDPAEVEVARRNAPIDLVTQKVYPVDKERKRDLLIKLIQDHNWFQVLVFTRTKHGANALAEKLAKAGITALAIHGNKSQNARTRALAEFKSGELQVLVATDIAARGLDIDQLPHVVNYELPNVSEDYVHRIGRTGRAGATGEAISLVCPDEQKLLRDIERLTKRDIERVQVEGFEPDPNRPADPPPQQRGRQARPQGEGQPRQGRKPASEGAPQARAPRKPAAEGGDRQQQAVGEPRPPRKPQEGPAKGQGRPQQAQGRGQPSQQQNRNTRKPRQQASLLGNPQRLEDLDEAVNGNRIMPDNREIDGYRELTGHHFNSDGWASTQTRPTQPRGGSTQGSGKPGNRGDRQQGRPQQQGQGQGQTRQRQGGGGNGNGNGNRNRGNNSRRGG
- a CDS encoding dihydrodipicolinate synthase family protein; the encoded protein is MACPWTGVYPAVTTKFTADGALDLAGTQQHIEWQIDCGADGIIVCGSLGENSTLSFDEKLAVLGAGLKASRGRVPVLLTVAEGTTADACRLAKLAEEQGANGLMVLPGMRYVSDRRETIAHYRAVAQASKLPIMLYINPLAYVVDITPDMLVEMADEPNFVAIKESTGDVRRVTQVINACGDRYGIFCGVDDLAMEEMAMGATGWVAGLVTAFPKETVTIYRLVQAGRWEEARAIYRWFQPLLRLDISTKLVQNIKLAEAIVGVGTEHVRAPRLPLVGEERAQVEKIIRTALEKRPTLPQI
- a CDS encoding GntR family transcriptional regulator, with the protein product MSKPPLIARQTLTGAVTEALRNQILTGELPDGMQLRQEALSQEFGVSRVPVREALRQLEAEGLVQILDHKGATVTQFSFTDVKELLDIRALVECDLLQRAIPLQSEAELKEAESLLKQFEAALKKKDVSLWGRLNAQFHLSLYRSAGRPHSLALVESLLNKTERYTRMQILYADYSQRAQSEHSALLEFCRKKDAEGGARFLREHILGAEHALENYFAKQGQSR
- a CDS encoding 4-hydroxyproline epimerase, encoding MNNHETSHASAVMSSRTAHTFHCIDGHTCGNPVRLVVSNHPPLLGANQGERRVHFMEQFDWIRTGLMFEPRGHAQMSGAFLYPATRPDCDIAVLYIETSGCLPMCGHGTIGVVTFAIERGLVTPRTPGELRLETPAGLVVARYEMDGQYVKGVRITNVPSFLFRTDVKVVIPQLGELKVDIAYGGNFYPIVEAQENFRDMADFKPSELVEMGRAVRQYLNEHYEFVHPEDPKIRGVRHCLWTGAPRQPGSDARNAVLYGEAAIDRSPCGTGTSARMAQRYGRGLLKAGEQFVHESIIGSQFIGRIEAETKVGDYAAMVPSIEGWAVITGTSQITLDPRDPYCHGFEVA
- a CDS encoding aldehyde dehydrogenase family protein — encoded protein: MFANLINGEWVQSAHAIVNRNPSDLSDVIGEYASADRQQTLDAIAAARQAAPAWAATTPQQRFDILDRAGSEILARKEELGRLLSREEGKILAEGMGEVVRAGNIFKYFAGECLRQHGEVLDSVRPGIEVNITREPLGVVGIIAPWNFPIAIPAWKIAPALAYGNAVVFKPASVVPASSWALADILHRAGVPAGVFNLVMGSGREVGDVLLNAGLDGISFTGSQDTGKKVAAACLGSGSKFQLEMGGKNPLVVLDDADLKLAVEAAINGAYFSTGQRCTASSRLVVTAGIHDAFVEAMVSRLKTLKVGHALDISSHIGPVVDAGQLQQDLDYVGIATAEGGLLAYGGERLQAEKDGYYMSPALITGTHNQMRINREEVFGPVASVIKVADFEEALTIANDTPFGLVSGICTQSLKLATQFRRRAAAGMVMVNLPTAGVDYHVPFGGRKGSSYGPREQGRYAAEFYTTVKTAYVAA